In Taeniopygia guttata chromosome 24, bTaeGut7.mat, whole genome shotgun sequence, a single genomic region encodes these proteins:
- the MFRP gene encoding membrane frizzled-related protein: protein MRDFTEITLCPEALDGSKTEFCNPVFEGEEPRAAPSEEQPPDKDGTEPEPRRDGLGQQLWAQAGWRYRADCKFTWLCVALMSAILLFLIALLLGILTHQLRSPHPPGTRGTATSPAAPIRRDPPAPKTVATPTQSWVPTARTAAPGCGGTLQGPEGSFSSPNYPGPYPPNALCIWHIEVGAGLAIQLRMETFSVESTASCLFDRLELYEEQGTAGTAPAPARGSPARFCGNVPPPTFNSDSNRLRVTFVSDSSVGAQGFSARYRAVGPAEKSCAWDEHLCDRGLCLQPGFVCDGFHDCGDRSDEANCSLKHKECGGPLTALEGHLSTPQHPQPYPHQQLCLWQISVPLGHVVDLHFHNFSLEPHEDCSFDFVEVHDSAGTGTASLMGRFCGHQLPPTLTSSRHVMTVLFVADEGVADVGFFATYHARNATEKTCSPAEFSCGNGECRALESVCDGWHDCPDGTDELNCTGVSYPAFGSVCEPVEVEMCLGLGYNATSFPNIWLAIPDQQGAAEVLQDYQTLMELACYQHLRLLICSLFVPKCTPDGGVLQPCRAVCLAAEQRCRQSLGLLGILWPINCNILPDSNDPVECFQP, encoded by the exons ATGAGAGACTTCACCGAAATCACGCTTTGCCCCGAGGCTCTGGATGGCAGCAAG ACCGAGTTCTGCAACCCCGTTTTTGAGGGCGAGGAGCCCCGGGCGGCACCGAGCGAGGAGCAGCCACCGGACAAGGATGGGACGGAACCCGAACCACGGCGGGACGGCCTCG gccagcagctctgggcacaggcGGGCTGGAGGTACCGCGCCGACTGCAAGTTCACCTGGCTCTGCGTGGCTCTGATGAGCGCCATCCTGCTCTTCCTCATCGCCCTCCTGCTCGGCATCCTCACCCACC agctgaggTCCCCACACCCACCCGGCACCCGTGGCACTGCCACCAGCCCCGCAGCGCCCATCCGAAGGGACCCCCCGGCCCCCAAAACAGTTGCCACCCCGACCCAGAGCTGGGTGCCCACGGCCCGCACAGCAGCACCGG GCTGCGGAGGGACCCTGCAGGGCCCCGAGGGCTCCTTCAGCTCCCCCAACTACCCCGGCCCCTACCCCCCCAATGCCCTCTGCATCTGGCACATCGAGGTGGGCGCCGGCCTCGCCATccagctgaggatggagacGTTCAGCGTGGAGAGCACGGCCTCCTGCCTCTTCGACCGCCTGGAGCTCTACGAAGAGCAGGGCACcgctggcacagcccctgccccagcccggggGAGCCCGGCCAG GTTTTGTGGCAATGTGCCCCCGCCGACCTTCAACAGCGACTCGAACCGTCTGAGGGTCACCTTCGTGTCCGACAGCAGCGTGGGCGCTCAGGGCTTCAGTGCCCGCTACCGCGCCGTGGGCCCCGCCGAGA AGAGCTGTGCCTGGGATGAGCATTTGTGTGACCGGGGGCTCTGCCTCCAGCCCGGCTTCGTGTGCGACGGCTTCCACGACTGCGGGGACAGGAGCGACGAGGCCAACTGCAGCCTGAAGCACAAAG aaTGTGGGGGCCCGCTGACCGCCCTGGAGGGACACTTGTCCACCCCACAGCACCCGCAGCCGTACCCGCACCAGCAG ctgtgcctctggCAGATCTCGGTGCCCCTGGGCCACGTCGTCGACCTGCACTTCCACAACTTCAGCCTGGAGCCGCACGAGGACTGCAGCTTCGACTTCGTGGAGGTGCACGACAGCGCGGGCACAGGGACTGCCAGTCTCATGGGCAG GTTCTGTGGCCACCAGCTGCCACCCACCCTGACCTCCTCACGGCACGTCATGACCGTCCTCTTCGTGGCAGACGAGGGAGTTGCAGATGTTGGGTTCTTTGCCACCTACCACGCCCGCAATGCCACAGAGA AGACCTGCAGCCCCGCCGAGTTTTCCTGTGGGAATGGCGAGTGCCGGGCGCTGGAGTCTGTGTGTGACGGTTGGCACGACTGCCCCGACGGCACCGACGAGCTGAACTGCACCGGGGTGTCCTACCCGGCCTTCG GGTCTGTCTGCGAGCCCGTGGAAGTGGAGatgtgcctggggctgggctaCAACGCCACCTCCTTCCCCAACATCTGGCTGGCCATCCCGgaccagcagggagctgctgaggtGCTGCAGGACTACCAG ACCCTGATGGAGCTGGCGTGTTACCAGCACCTCCGCCTGCTCATCTGCAGCCTCTTCGTGCCCAAGTGCACCCCGGACGGgggggtgctgcagccctgcagggcagtgtgcctGGCAGCCGAGCAGCGCTGCCGCCAGTCCCTCGGCCTCCTGGGCATCCTCTGGCCCATCAACTGCAACATCCTGCCCGACTCCAACGACCCCGTGGAGTGCTTCCAGCCCTGA
- the C1QTNF5 gene encoding complement C1q tumor necrosis factor-related protein 5 yields the protein MKQLFLLFLLGLITRSSQIEDNKIPGLCSGQPGIPGTPGLHGGQGLPGRDGRDGRDGATGMPGQKGEMGPPGVPGPRGEVGSPGVDGLHGEKGAQGECAVAPRSAFSAKRSETRSPPLADQPILFDVVLINEQGHYDPGTGKFTCEVPGLYYFAVHATVYRTSLQFDIMKNGHSIASFFQYYGNWPKPTSLSGGTLVRLEPEDEVWVQVGVGDYIGFYASVKTDSTFTGFLVYSYWQNSAVFA from the exons ATGAagcagctcttcctcctcttcctcctcggGCTCATCACCAGGTCCTCGCAGATCGAAGACAACAAGatccctgggctgtgctcagggcAGCCGGGCATCCCGGGCACCCCGGGCCTGCACGGGGGGCAGGGTTTGCCAGGCAGAGACGGGCGAGACGGGCGGGATGGAGCCACGGGGATGCCAGGGCAGAAGGGCGAGATGGGCCCCCCTG GAGTGCCCGGTCCCCGCGGGGAGGTGGGCAGCCCCGGCGTGGACGGGCTGCACGGTGAGAAGGGGGCTCAGGGCGAGTGCGCCGTGGCTCCTCGCTCTGCCTTCAGCGCCAAGCGCTCCGAGACCCGCAGCCCACCCCTGGCAGACCAGCCCATCCTCTTCGACGTGGTGCTCATCAACGAGCAGGGCCACTACGACCCTGGCACGGGCAAGTTCACCTGCGAGGTGCCCGGCCTGTACTACTTCGCCGTGCACGCCACCGTGTACCGCACCAGCCTGCAGTTCGACATCATGAAGAACGGCCACTCCATCGCCTCCTTCTTCCAGTACTACGGCAACTGGCCCAAGCCCACCTCGCTCTCGGGGGGCACCCTGGTCCGCCTAGAGCCCGAGGATGAGGTGTGGGTGCAGGTGGGTGTGGGGGACTACATCGGCTTCTACGCCAGCGTCAAGACAGACAGCACCTTCACCGGATTCCTCGTCTATTCCTACTGGCAAAACTCCGCCGTGTTCGCCTGA
- the USP2 gene encoding ubiquitin carboxyl-terminal hydrolase 2 isoform X2: protein MRDSYTVTMPEEPPALPDLHKDLRPRTSMPGSLLVSTFVGLVLNKTKSSKAVQGLTGLRNLGNTCFMNSILQCLSNSKELRDYCLQNQYLRDLNNNSRMRTALMSEFAKLIQLLWTSSPNESVSPSEFKTQIQRYAPRFVGYNQQDAQEFLRFLLDGLHSEVNRVLVRPRASTDSLDHLPDDEKSRQMWRRYQEREDSRISDLFVGQLKSSLTCSECGYCSTAFDPFWDLSLPIPKKGYGEVTLMDCLRLFTKEDVLDGDEKPTCCRCKARTRCTKKFSIQKFPKILVLHLKRFSEARIRSSKLTTFVNFPLKDLDLREFASQSCNHAVYNLYAVSNHSGTTMGGHYTAYCKSPVSSEWHSFNDSRVTPMSSSHVRSSDAYLLFYELASPSSRM from the exons ATGAGGGATTCCTACACGGTGACGATGCCCGAGGAGCCCCCCGCGCTCCCCGACCTTCACAAGGACCTGCGGCCCCGCACCTCCATGCCAGGGTCCCTGCTGGTCTCCACCTTCGTCGGGCTCGTCCTCAACAAGACCAAG agctccaagGCCGTGCAGGGGCTGACCGGTCTGCGGAACCTCGGCAACACG TGCTTCATGAACTCCATCCTGCAGTGCCTGAGCAACAGCAAGGAGCTGCGGGATTACTGCCTGCAGAACCAGTACCTGCGGGACCTCAACAACAACAGCCGCATGCGCACGGCGCTCATGTCAG AGTTTGCAAAGCTGATTCAGCTGCTCTGGACCTCGTCCCCCAACGAGAGCGTGAGCCCCTCCGAGTTCAAGACGCAGATCCAGAGATACGCCCCGCGCTTCGTCGGCTACAA CCAGCAGGATGCACAGGAGTTCCTGCGGTTCCTGCTGGACGGGCTGCACAGCGAGGTGAACCGCGTGCTGGTGCGGCCCCGGGCCAGCACCGACAGCCTGGATCACCTCCC TGACGACGAGAAGAGCCGGCAGATGTGGAGGAGGTACCAGGAGAGGGAGGACAGCCGCATCAGcg ACCTCTTTGTTGGGCAGCTGAAGAGCTCTCTGACCTGCAGCGAGTGTGGCTACTGCTCCACAGCCTTCGACCCCTTCTGGgacctgtccctgcccatccccaaG AAAGGCTACGGGGAGGTGACGCTCATGGATTGCCTCCGGCTCTTCACCAAAGAGGATGTGCTGGATGGGGACGAGAAACCG ACGTGTTGTCGCTGCAAAGCCAGGACAAGGTGcacaaaaaaattcagcatCCAGAAGTTCCCCAAGATCCTGGTGCTTC ACCTGAAGCGCTTTTCTGAGGCCAGGATACGAAGCAGCAAACTCACCACCTTCGTCAACTTCCCGCTGAAGGACCTGGACCTCCGGGAATTCGCCTCGCAGAGCTGCA ACCACGCCGTTTACAACCTCTACGCCGTCTCCAACCACTCGGGCACCACCATGGGGGGACACTACACGGCCTACTGCAAGAGCCCCGTGTCCAGCGAGTGGCACAGCTTCAACGACTCCCG CGTCACCCCCATGTCCTCGAGCCACGTGCGCAGCAGCGATGCCTACCTGCTCTTCTACGAGCTGGCCAGCCCGTCCTCCCGCATGTAG